The Paracoccus sediminicola genome has a segment encoding these proteins:
- a CDS encoding ABC transporter ATP-binding protein yields MTSTNDDILVARDLTKEFRGFRAVDGVDLNVRRGSIHAMIGPNGAGKTTCFNLLTKFLQPTAGTIMFDGQDVTSWTADRIARKDMVRSFQISAVFPEMTAAQNVRIALQRRRGHNFDFWRSEKRLHRFDDEARELLSRVGLAEFADEKAAALSYGRKRALELATTVALDPRLLLLDEPMAGMGREDVARITELIREIARDRTILLVEHNLSVVETLSDRITVLARGAVLAEGDYAEVSNNPDVIDAYIGAGHD; encoded by the coding sequence ATGACAAGCACCAATGACGACATACTGGTCGCCCGCGACCTGACGAAGGAGTTCCGCGGCTTCCGGGCCGTGGATGGCGTCGATCTGAATGTGCGCCGCGGCTCGATCCATGCGATGATCGGGCCGAACGGCGCTGGCAAGACCACCTGTTTCAACCTGCTCACAAAGTTTCTTCAGCCGACTGCCGGAACCATCATGTTCGACGGGCAGGACGTGACCTCGTGGACCGCGGATCGCATCGCGCGCAAGGACATGGTGCGCAGCTTCCAGATTTCCGCGGTCTTCCCCGAGATGACCGCCGCTCAGAATGTGCGCATTGCCCTGCAACGGCGGCGCGGACATAATTTCGACTTCTGGCGCAGCGAAAAGCGTCTGCACCGCTTCGATGACGAGGCGCGCGAATTGCTGTCCCGTGTCGGCCTGGCAGAGTTCGCCGATGAAAAGGCCGCTGCGCTATCCTATGGCCGCAAGCGCGCGCTCGAGCTGGCCACGACGGTGGCGCTCGATCCCCGGCTGCTGTTGCTGGACGAGCCGATGGCAGGGATGGGCCGCGAGGATGTCGCCCGGATCACCGAACTCATTCGCGAAATCGCCCGCGACCGCACGATCCTGCTGGTCGAGCATAATCTCTCTGTCGTCGAAACCCTGTCGGACCGCATCACCGTGCTGGCGCGCGGGGCGGTTCTGGCCGAAGGCGATTACGCCGAGGTCTCGAACAATCCCGACGTGATCGACGCCTATATCGGGGCCGGCCATGACTGA
- a CDS encoding hydratase, with translation MKYAIAILAVSAGPALAECPAPETIYAAAEGWLAGERLPDPGVENMEDAACAYTHWRERLEDEYGRPVGVKVGFTSAPAQERFGVDGPVAGALFRPMLLENGAEISLNGSRTPFFEADLVVTVADPEALAAATTREEAAAALGAVQAFIELPDMALAEGVQPNGAIMASYGVIPWRGVLGESLPLAELADPVDELGALTATLSANGEEMDRASGEALLGHPLDVVLWLAGQGNYDLSEGSVISLGSLGALHPAEPGLEIRADYQIGDKALSVTAVTVE, from the coding sequence ATGAAATACGCAATTGCGATTCTGGCGGTCTCGGCAGGCCCGGCCCTCGCGGAATGTCCTGCGCCCGAGACGATCTATGCCGCCGCCGAGGGCTGGCTGGCCGGCGAAAGGCTGCCCGATCCGGGCGTGGAGAATATGGAAGACGCGGCCTGCGCCTATACGCATTGGCGCGAGCGGCTCGAGGATGAATATGGTCGTCCGGTCGGGGTGAAGGTCGGGTTTACCTCGGCCCCGGCGCAGGAACGCTTTGGCGTAGATGGCCCGGTGGCGGGCGCGCTGTTCCGGCCGATGCTGCTGGAAAACGGTGCGGAAATCAGCCTGAACGGGTCGCGCACGCCGTTCTTCGAGGCCGATCTGGTGGTTACGGTTGCCGACCCCGAGGCTCTGGCGGCAGCGACCACGCGTGAGGAAGCTGCGGCGGCTCTGGGTGCGGTGCAGGCCTTCATCGAACTGCCTGACATGGCTCTGGCCGAAGGGGTCCAGCCCAACGGTGCGATCATGGCCTCTTACGGCGTGATCCCGTGGCGCGGGGTTCTGGGCGAATCGCTGCCGCTGGCCGAGTTGGCCGACCCGGTGGACGAGCTGGGCGCGCTGACCGCGACGCTCTCTGCGAATGGCGAAGAGATGGACCGGGCCAGCGGCGAGGCTTTGCTGGGGCATCCTTTGGATGTCGTGCTGTGGCTGGCGGGGCAGGGGAATTACGACCTCTCCGAAGGATCGGTGATCTCGCTGGGCTCCCTCGGCGCGCTGCACCCCGCCGAACCGGGGCTGGAGATCCGGGCCGATTACCAGATCGGTGACAAGGCGCTGAGCGTGACGGCGGTGACGGTGGAATAG
- the dapF gene encoding diaminopimelate epimerase, whose translation MEHARTSGLPFMKMHGLGNDFVVIDLRHGIGAPGAATIAAMADRHRGVGFDQLATIETDADSDARLVFFNADGSRSAACGNATRCIARFLMEGSGAASLRLRTDHAVLVAEDAVDGLTRVNMGPPVLDWRQIPLAREVDIDHLPIDGDAAATGMGNPHLTFFVEDADSIDLGRFGPEYEHHALYPERTNVEIVQVISDSEIRLRIWERGTGPTLASGSCSCAAAVAAARRGLTGREVTVHVPGGTLQIDWRDDGVWMTGPTAYVFDGVWRG comes from the coding sequence ATGGAACACGCCCGCACCTCTGGCCTGCCCTTCATGAAGATGCATGGGCTCGGCAATGATTTCGTCGTCATCGATCTCCGTCACGGGATCGGGGCGCCGGGTGCTGCGACCATCGCCGCCATGGCCGACCGGCATCGCGGCGTGGGGTTCGACCAGCTTGCCACCATCGAAACCGATGCCGACAGCGATGCGCGGCTGGTCTTCTTCAACGCCGATGGGTCGCGCTCGGCGGCTTGCGGAAACGCGACGCGCTGCATCGCACGGTTTCTGATGGAGGGCTCCGGCGCGGCATCACTACGCCTGCGGACCGATCATGCCGTGCTGGTGGCCGAGGATGCAGTCGACGGGCTCACCCGCGTGAATATGGGCCCGCCCGTGCTCGACTGGCGGCAGATCCCCCTCGCCCGCGAGGTGGATATCGACCATCTGCCCATCGACGGCGACGCGGCGGCGACCGGCATGGGCAACCCGCATCTGACCTTCTTCGTCGAGGATGCCGATTCGATCGATCTGGGCCGTTTCGGTCCCGAATATGAACATCACGCGCTTTATCCCGAGCGGACCAATGTCGAGATTGTGCAGGTGATCTCGGACAGCGAGATCAGACTGCGCATCTGGGAACGCGGCACCGGACCGACTCTGGCCTCGGGGTCCTGCTCCTGCGCGGCGGCGGTGGCGGCGGCGCGGCGCGGGCTGACCGGGCGCGAGGTCACGGTGCATGTGCCGGGCGGCACGTTGCAGATCGACTGGCGCGATGACGGTGTCTGGATGACCGGCCCGACCGCGTATGTCTTTGACGGGGTCTGGCGGGGATGA
- a CDS encoding ABC transporter substrate-binding protein — protein MKTLLCGTALTFAAAAATAEPVKIGVLEDMSGIYADLSGEGSVYAAQMAVEDFGKDLLGEPIELVSADHQNKADVASSLAREWLDNESVDAIFGLGNSAAALAVQELAKERGKFTAVSTGGSTALTGEACSPTGMHWTYDTRALAVGTGAAAVDEGLDTWYFLTADYAFGQSLEENTTAVVTDKGGEVLGNIRHPLGTNDFSSYLLQAQASGAKVIGLASAGGDMNNAVNQAAEFGITSAGQSLAGLLMFITDVHAITPEKAQGMILTTGYYWDRDDASREWAARFEEEIGRKPTMAQVGVYSSVLHFLKAVEAAGSLEPEAVMEAARSMPVEDVLTQNGTLREDGRMVYDMYLARVKSPDQVEGPWDYYEILRTIPGDEVFLPIEESTCPQLGQ, from the coding sequence ATGAAAACACTGCTCTGCGGCACTGCGTTGACATTCGCCGCCGCTGCCGCCACGGCAGAGCCGGTCAAGATCGGCGTGCTCGAAGACATGTCGGGCATCTATGCCGACCTGTCGGGCGAAGGCTCTGTCTATGCCGCGCAGATGGCGGTCGAGGATTTCGGCAAGGATCTTCTGGGCGAGCCGATCGAGCTTGTCTCGGCCGATCACCAGAACAAGGCCGATGTCGCCTCGTCGCTGGCGCGGGAATGGCTCGACAATGAAAGCGTCGATGCGATTTTCGGGCTCGGCAACTCCGCCGCCGCTCTGGCCGTGCAGGAACTTGCGAAAGAACGCGGCAAGTTCACCGCCGTCTCGACCGGCGGCTCGACCGCGCTGACCGGCGAGGCCTGCTCGCCCACGGGGATGCACTGGACCTATGACACACGCGCGCTTGCTGTGGGGACCGGGGCCGCCGCGGTCGATGAGGGGCTGGACACGTGGTATTTCCTGACAGCCGATTACGCCTTCGGCCAGAGCCTTGAGGAAAACACCACCGCCGTCGTCACCGATAAGGGCGGCGAGGTTCTGGGCAATATCCGTCACCCGCTCGGCACAAATGACTTCTCGTCCTACCTGCTTCAGGCGCAGGCTTCCGGCGCGAAGGTGATCGGCCTCGCATCGGCAGGCGGCGACATGAACAATGCAGTGAACCAGGCGGCCGAGTTCGGCATCACCTCGGCCGGCCAGTCGCTGGCCGGTCTGCTGATGTTCATCACCGATGTGCATGCGATCACCCCCGAAAAGGCCCAAGGCATGATCCTGACCACCGGCTATTACTGGGATCGCGACGATGCGAGCCGCGAATGGGCCGCCCGCTTCGAGGAAGAGATCGGACGCAAGCCGACCATGGCGCAGGTCGGGGTCTATTCCTCGGTGCTGCATTTCCTGAAAGCCGTTGAAGCGGCGGGCTCGCTGGAACCCGAAGCCGTGATGGAGGCAGCGCGCAGCATGCCGGTCGAGGACGTGCTGACGCAGAACGGCACGCTGCGCGAAGATGGTCGCATGGTCTATGACATGTACCTGGCGCGCGTGAAGTCCCCCGATCAGGTCGAGGGCCCGTGGGACTATTATGAGATCCTGCGCACCATTCCGGGTGACGAAGTGTTCCTGCCGATCGAGGAAAGCACCTGCCCGCAGCTCGGGCAATAA
- the mtaB gene encoding tRNA (N(6)-L-threonylcarbamoyladenosine(37)-C(2))-methylthiotransferase MtaB: protein MSAPELTKAVFSTHGCRLNAYESEAMREMAEAAGLKGAVIVNTCAVTAEAVRKARQDIRRLARDNPGAPVIVTGCAAQTEPETFAAMPEVTRVVGNTEKMQPETWASLTPDLIGQTERVIVDDIMSVEETAGHLIDGFGRHRAYVQVQNGCDHRCTFCIIPYGRGNSRSVPAGVVVDQIKRLRDRGFNEVVLTGVDLTSWGADLPGTPRLGDLVMRVLKLVPDLPRLRISSIDSIEADENLMQAIATERRLMPHLHLSLQAGDDMILKRMKRRHLRDDAIRFCEDARRLRPEIVFGADIIAGFPTETEAMFQNSLKLVTDCGLTFLHVFPYSARQGTPAARMPAVNGKAINDRAARLRAAGDVALRTHLDAQQGRRHRILTEGPRTGRTEQFTEVAFDRDMPEGTMIDVTISGHDGARLRV from the coding sequence ATGAGCGCGCCCGAGCTGACAAAAGCGGTGTTTTCGACCCATGGCTGCCGCCTGAACGCCTATGAATCCGAGGCGATGCGGGAAATGGCTGAAGCCGCGGGGCTGAAAGGCGCGGTGATCGTGAACACCTGCGCGGTCACCGCCGAGGCCGTCCGTAAGGCGCGGCAGGACATCCGCCGGCTGGCCCGCGACAATCCCGGCGCGCCGGTCATCGTCACCGGTTGCGCAGCGCAGACCGAGCCCGAGACCTTCGCCGCCATGCCCGAGGTCACCCGCGTCGTCGGAAATACCGAAAAGATGCAGCCCGAGACCTGGGCCAGCCTCACCCCCGACCTGATCGGCCAGACCGAGCGCGTGATCGTCGACGACATCATGTCGGTCGAGGAAACCGCCGGCCATCTGATCGACGGATTCGGCCGGCACCGCGCCTATGTGCAGGTGCAGAATGGCTGCGACCATCGCTGCACCTTCTGCATCATCCCCTATGGTCGTGGCAACTCGCGGTCCGTGCCCGCCGGTGTCGTTGTCGACCAGATCAAGCGCCTGCGGGATCGCGGCTTCAACGAGGTGGTGCTGACCGGGGTCGATCTGACCTCATGGGGGGCCGATCTTCCCGGCACGCCGCGTCTGGGCGATCTGGTGATGCGGGTCCTCAAGCTGGTGCCGGACCTGCCCCGGCTGCGGATCAGCTCGATCGACAGCATCGAGGCGGATGAGAACCTCATGCAGGCCATCGCCACCGAGCGGCGGCTGATGCCGCATCTGCATTTGTCGCTTCAGGCCGGGGACGACATGATCCTCAAGCGCATGAAGCGCCGCCATCTGCGCGACGACGCCATCCGCTTCTGCGAAGATGCCCGCCGCCTGCGCCCCGAGATCGTCTTTGGCGCCGACATCATCGCGGGCTTCCCGACCGAGACCGAGGCGATGTTCCAAAACTCGCTGAAGCTGGTCACGGATTGCGGCCTGACCTTCCTGCATGTCTTCCCCTACTCGGCCCGGCAAGGCACCCCCGCCGCGCGAATGCCGGCAGTGAACGGCAAGGCGATCAACGACCGCGCCGCCCGCCTGCGCGCCGCGGGGGACGTGGCCCTGCGCACCCATCTCGACGCCCAGCAAGGCCGCCGCCACCGCATCCTGACCGAAGGCCCCCGCACCGGGCGGACCGAGCAGTTCACCGAAGTCGCCTTCGACCGCGACATGCCCGAAGGCACGATGATAGACGTGACCATCAGCGGACATGACGGGGCGCGGCTTCGGGTCTAG
- a CDS encoding branched-chain amino acid ABC transporter permease: MMADKALDKPIRTDEHRAERGALLWLGALTVLAVVGPFFVYPVLLMKMMCFGLFACAFNLLLGFGGLLSFGHAAFFGTAAYICGHVTKEWGLDPILSILAGTAVSALLGLVIGSLAIRRQGIYFAMITLAFAQMVYFAALQLAFTGGEDGIQAIPRRPALGLIDISSDERLYVLVSIICLGGLFLIWRIVHSPFGNIVKSIRENEPRALSLGYPVARYKLAVFVLSAAISGLAGATKSLVFQLASLTDVHWAMSGEVVLMTLIGGMGSVFGPLVGGAAIVLMQNYFASIGAWVTIIQGAIFVVSVLLFREGIVGVIQKLLNRRR; the protein is encoded by the coding sequence ATGATGGCGGACAAGGCTCTGGATAAACCGATCCGCACCGATGAGCACCGGGCCGAGCGTGGCGCGCTGCTGTGGCTTGGCGCGCTGACCGTGCTCGCGGTGGTCGGCCCGTTCTTCGTCTATCCCGTTCTGCTGATGAAGATGATGTGCTTCGGGCTGTTCGCCTGTGCCTTCAATCTGCTGCTCGGCTTTGGCGGGCTGCTCTCTTTCGGACATGCGGCGTTTTTCGGCACCGCCGCCTATATATGCGGCCATGTCACGAAGGAATGGGGGCTGGACCCGATCCTGTCGATCCTGGCCGGGACAGCGGTATCGGCGCTGCTGGGGCTGGTGATCGGCAGCCTCGCCATCCGGCGGCAGGGAATCTATTTCGCGATGATCACCCTCGCCTTCGCCCAAATGGTCTATTTCGCCGCGCTGCAACTGGCCTTCACCGGGGGCGAGGACGGTATCCAGGCGATCCCGCGCCGCCCCGCGCTCGGGCTGATCGACATCTCCAGCGATGAGCGGCTTTACGTGCTGGTCAGCATCATCTGCCTCGGCGGGCTGTTCCTGATCTGGAGGATCGTGCATTCGCCCTTCGGCAATATCGTCAAATCGATCCGCGAGAATGAACCTCGTGCCCTGTCGCTCGGCTATCCGGTGGCGCGCTACAAGCTGGCGGTGTTCGTCCTGTCCGCGGCGATTTCCGGTCTGGCCGGGGCGACCAAGTCACTGGTCTTTCAGCTTGCATCGCTGACCGATGTGCATTGGGCCATGTCGGGCGAGGTGGTGCTGATGACGCTGATCGGCGGCATGGGATCGGTCTTCGGCCCGCTTGTCGGCGGCGCGGCCATCGTGCTGATGCAGAATTACTTCGCCAGCATCGGCGCCTGGGTCACGATCATTCAGGGCGCGATCTTCGTGGTCAGCGTGCTGTTGTTCCGCGAAGGCATCGTCGGGGTCATCCAGAAACTGCTGAACCGTCGCCGCTGA
- the mutS gene encoding DNA mismatch repair protein MutS has product MSDQPTPMMAQYLAIREANPGALLFYRMGDFYEMFFDDAVQAAAALDIALTKRGTHQGQPIPMCGVPVHAAESYLLTLIRKGFRVAIAEQMEDPAEAKKRGSKSVVARDVVRLVTPGTLTEETLLEARRHNFLAAFAQVRDETALAWVDISTGALRVMACPQSRLAPELARIAPRELLVAEGARLDELAEEAGAALTELPPNSFDSTAATRRLAALFKVETLDGFGSFTRAELAAMGAIADYLELTQKSQLPLIRPPQREQVAGAMQIDAATRRNLELTQSLSGGREGSLLSAIDRTSTAAGARLLERRISAPSRDLATIHARHDAVQHLAEDARLTADLREALSRVPDMDRALSRLALDRGGPRDLGAVRAGLTQAISVSGMLPEDAPRVLAEAARDLTGHDDLIELLDDALIAEPPPLARDGGFVAAGFDGDLDETRQLRDEGRGVIARMQGEYAELAGVGSLKIKHNNVLGYFIETTATHAQKMMAPPLSETFIHRQTTANQIRFTTVELSELETRIVNARDRALEIERAIFARLREAVLAAAAPIGQAARALAEIDLSAAFADLATGEAWTRPQLDDSRAFEIEAGRHPVVERALKRKADSFVANDCALTGGETPAIWLLTGPNMAGKSTFLRQNALIAILAQAGSFVPATRAHIGLVSQLFSRVGAADDLARGRSTFMVEMVETAAILNQADDRALVILDEIGRGTATWDGLSIAWAVMENLQAVNRCRALFATHYHELTALAAKLDGVENATVAVREWEGEVIFLHEVRKGAADRSYGVQVARLAGLPDAVVTRARDILDLLESGEREGAVHPAEIIDDLPLFRAAPPPAPAKPKESEAETRLRGLNPDALTPREALDLIYELKGLTDR; this is encoded by the coding sequence ATGTCCGATCAGCCGACCCCGATGATGGCCCAGTATCTTGCGATCCGCGAGGCCAATCCGGGTGCGTTGCTGTTCTATCGCATGGGCGATTTCTACGAGATGTTCTTCGACGACGCGGTGCAGGCCGCCGCCGCTCTGGACATTGCGCTGACCAAGCGCGGCACCCATCAGGGCCAGCCGATCCCGATGTGCGGCGTGCCCGTGCACGCGGCGGAAAGCTACCTGCTGACGCTGATCCGAAAGGGCTTCCGCGTCGCCATTGCCGAGCAGATGGAGGACCCGGCCGAGGCGAAGAAACGCGGCAGCAAATCCGTCGTCGCCCGCGACGTTGTGCGGCTGGTCACACCCGGCACGCTGACCGAAGAGACCCTGCTGGAAGCGCGGCGGCATAATTTCCTCGCCGCCTTCGCGCAGGTGCGGGACGAGACCGCGCTTGCCTGGGTCGATATCTCGACCGGGGCGCTGCGGGTCATGGCCTGTCCGCAATCGCGGCTGGCGCCGGAACTGGCCCGCATCGCTCCGCGCGAATTGCTGGTCGCCGAAGGCGCGCGGCTGGACGAGCTTGCCGAAGAGGCCGGCGCCGCGCTGACCGAGCTGCCGCCCAACAGCTTCGACTCCACAGCCGCGACACGGCGTCTTGCGGCGCTGTTCAAGGTCGAGACGCTGGACGGCTTCGGCAGCTTCACCCGCGCCGAACTCGCCGCGATGGGGGCGATTGCGGATTATCTGGAACTGACCCAGAAATCACAGCTTCCCCTGATCCGCCCCCCGCAGCGAGAGCAGGTCGCGGGCGCGATGCAGATCGACGCGGCGACCCGGCGCAATCTGGAACTGACGCAGTCTCTGTCCGGCGGGCGCGAGGGCTCGCTGCTCTCGGCCATCGACCGGACCTCTACCGCAGCGGGTGCGCGGCTTCTGGAACGTCGCATCTCGGCCCCGTCGCGCGATCTCGCAACGATCCATGCCCGCCACGACGCAGTGCAGCATCTGGCCGAGGATGCGAGGCTGACCGCCGATCTGCGCGAGGCGCTGTCGCGGGTGCCTGATATGGACCGGGCGCTGTCGCGTCTGGCGCTCGACCGGGGCGGGCCGCGCGACCTGGGGGCGGTCAGGGCGGGGCTGACGCAGGCGATCTCGGTGTCGGGAATGCTGCCGGAGGACGCGCCGCGGGTGCTGGCCGAGGCCGCGCGCGATCTGACCGGCCATGACGATCTGATCGAGCTGCTGGACGACGCACTTATCGCCGAACCACCCCCGCTCGCGCGCGATGGCGGTTTCGTGGCGGCGGGCTTTGACGGCGATCTGGACGAGACCCGCCAGTTGCGCGACGAGGGGCGCGGCGTCATCGCCCGGATGCAGGGCGAATATGCGGAACTCGCCGGGGTCGGCAGCCTCAAGATCAAGCATAACAACGTGCTCGGTTATTTCATCGAGACCACCGCGACCCATGCCCAGAAGATGATGGCCCCGCCTCTGTCGGAAACCTTCATTCACCGCCAGACCACCGCCAACCAGATCCGCTTCACCACGGTCGAGCTGTCCGAGCTGGAGACCCGCATCGTCAATGCCCGCGACCGCGCGCTTGAGATCGAGCGGGCGATCTTCGCCCGGCTCCGCGAGGCGGTTCTGGCCGCCGCCGCGCCCATCGGTCAGGCGGCGCGGGCCCTGGCCGAGATCGACCTGAGCGCCGCTTTCGCCGATCTGGCCACCGGCGAAGCCTGGACCCGCCCGCAGCTCGACGACAGCCGCGCCTTCGAAATCGAGGCCGGGCGCCACCCGGTCGTGGAACGGGCGCTGAAACGCAAGGCGGACAGCTTCGTCGCCAATGACTGCGCGCTGACCGGCGGCGAAACCCCGGCAATCTGGCTGCTGACCGGCCCGAACATGGCCGGGAAATCGACTTTCCTGCGCCAGAACGCGCTGATCGCGATCCTTGCGCAGGCCGGTTCCTTCGTCCCCGCGACGCGCGCCCATATCGGGCTGGTTAGCCAGCTTTTCAGCCGCGTCGGCGCCGCGGACGATCTCGCGCGCGGGCGGTCCACCTTCATGGTCGAGATGGTCGAGACCGCCGCCATCCTCAACCAGGCCGACGACCGCGCGCTCGTGATCCTCGACGAGATCGGGCGCGGCACGGCGACCTGGGACGGGCTGTCCATCGCCTGGGCGGTCATGGAGAACCTGCAAGCGGTCAATCGCTGCCGCGCGCTGTTCGCGACGCATTACCACGAGCTCACCGCGCTCGCCGCCAAGCTGGACGGGGTGGAGAACGCCACCGTCGCCGTGCGCGAATGGGAGGGTGAGGTGATTTTCCTGCACGAGGTGCGCAAGGGCGCCGCCGATCGCTCCTATGGGGTGCAGGTGGCGCGGCTGGCCGGGTTGCCCGACGCGGTGGTGACACGCGCCCGCGACATTCTGGACCTGCTGGAATCCGGCGAACGCGAGGGTGCGGTCCATCCGGCAGAGATCATCGACGACCTGCCTTTGTTCCGCGCCGCGCCGCCGCCGGCCCCCGCCAAACCGAAGGAAAGCGAAGCCGAAACCCGGCTGCGCGGGCTGAACCCCGACGCGCTGACTCCGCGCGAGGCTCTGGATCTGATCTATGAGCTGAAGGGATTGACCGACCGTTAA
- a CDS encoding ABC transporter ATP-binding protein codes for MTEPLLKVSDLHAWYGESHVLHGIAFDVSAGEVVSLLGRNGAGKTTTLRAIMGLMSKREGSVTMDGRELIGLEPRHIARHGIAICPEERGIFASLSVRENLNLPPRIADGGLSEDEIFELFPNLLERLNSQGTKLSGGEQQMLAIARILRSGARLLLLDEPTEGLAPVIIQHIRRTIEALKTRGFTIVLVEQNFRFAATVADRHYIVDQGLVVDEIAGAEVDARTDDLKRYLGV; via the coding sequence ATGACTGAACCCTTGCTGAAAGTAAGCGATCTGCACGCCTGGTATGGCGAAAGCCATGTCCTGCATGGCATCGCCTTCGATGTCTCCGCCGGAGAGGTGGTCAGCCTGCTGGGCCGCAACGGCGCGGGCAAGACCACCACGCTGCGGGCAATCATGGGGCTGATGAGCAAGCGCGAGGGCTCCGTCACCATGGACGGGCGCGAATTGATCGGGCTGGAGCCGCGCCATATCGCTCGGCACGGCATCGCCATCTGCCCCGAAGAGCGCGGCATCTTCGCCTCGCTTTCCGTGCGCGAGAACCTGAACCTTCCGCCGCGCATCGCCGATGGCGGGCTGAGTGAGGACGAGATCTTCGAATTGTTCCCGAACCTGCTCGAACGTCTGAACAGCCAGGGGACAAAGCTGTCGGGCGGCGAACAGCAGATGCTGGCCATTGCGCGCATCCTGCGCAGCGGCGCGCGGCTCTTGTTACTGGACGAACCGACCGAGGGTCTGGCCCCGGTCATCATCCAGCATATCCGGCGCACCATCGAGGCACTGAAGACACGCGGGTTCACCATCGTGCTGGTGGAACAGAATTTCCGCTTCGCCGCGACCGTTGCCGACCGTCACTATATCGTCGATCAGGGTCTCGTCGTGGATGAGATCGCGGGCGCAGAGGTCGACGCCCGGACCGACGATCTCAAACGCTATCTGGGGGTTTAG
- a CDS encoding branched-chain amino acid ABC transporter permease — protein sequence MGFWDIPLQVWMGQLLLGLINGAFYAVLSLGLAVIFGLLNIINFAHGAQYMLGAFAAWWLAQNLGIGFWPALVLVPLIIGASGVVIERTMLAPLAKLDHLYGLLLTFGLALIFQGLVRQGYGISGLPYPTPEALSGGYNLGFMFLPKYRAFVILASVVMCLAVWLVIEKTKLGTYLRAATENPELVGAFGINVPMTVTLTYGAGVALAAFAGVLAAPIYSVNPNMGADLIIVVFAVVVIGGMGSILGSIATGFGLGIIEGLTKVIYPQGASIVIFVVMAIVLLVKPAGLFGKAT from the coding sequence ATGGGTTTCTGGGACATTCCCTTGCAGGTGTGGATGGGCCAGTTGCTGCTGGGTCTGATCAACGGGGCCTTCTATGCGGTGCTGTCGCTCGGCCTCGCGGTCATCTTCGGTCTGCTGAACATCATCAATTTCGCCCATGGCGCACAATATATGCTGGGCGCCTTCGCCGCGTGGTGGCTGGCGCAGAATCTGGGCATTGGCTTCTGGCCGGCGCTGGTGCTGGTGCCGCTGATCATCGGCGCGTCAGGCGTGGTGATCGAAAGAACCATGCTCGCGCCGCTGGCCAAGCTGGATCACCTTTACGGGCTGCTGCTGACTTTCGGTCTCGCCCTGATCTTTCAGGGGCTGGTGCGGCAGGGATACGGCATCTCGGGCCTGCCCTACCCGACGCCCGAGGCGCTTTCGGGCGGCTATAATCTGGGCTTCATGTTCCTGCCGAAATACCGCGCCTTCGTGATCCTGGCCTCGGTGGTGATGTGCCTCGCGGTCTGGCTGGTGATCGAGAAGACCAAGCTCGGCACCTATCTGCGCGCCGCTACCGAGAACCCGGAACTGGTCGGCGCCTTCGGCATCAATGTGCCCATGACTGTGACGCTGACCTATGGCGCCGGGGTGGCACTTGCCGCCTTTGCCGGGGTGCTGGCTGCACCGATCTATTCGGTGAACCCGAATATGGGCGCGGATCTCATCATCGTCGTCTTCGCTGTTGTGGTGATCGGCGGGATGGGCTCGATCCTCGGCTCGATCGCCACCGGCTTCGGGCTGGGCATCATCGAGGGGCTGACCAAGGTGATTTATCCGCAGGGCGCCTCGATCGTGATCTTCGTGGTCATGGCGATCGTGCTTCTGGTCAAGCCTGCGGGACTGTTCGGAAAGGCGACATGA